One Sphingomonas sp. LHG3406-1 genomic window carries:
- a CDS encoding response regulator transcription factor, which translates to MTSPVIALVDDDRNILTSVSIALQSEGFVTRLYPDGSGALKALSDNPADLGVFDIKMPGMDGLALLSALRSAGGAAAAMPVIFLTSKDEEQDEAHGLAAGADDYIAKPFSQRLLIARIRAILRRADMARNVASPSDEAPPPVIERGRLVMDPARHQVSWDGRNVTLTVTEFLILEALAQRPGVVKSRNQLLDVAYQEDVFVDDRTIDSHIKRIRRKFRAADNSFDAIETLYGVGYRFSDG; encoded by the coding sequence ATGACGAGCCCGGTGATCGCGCTGGTCGACGACGACCGGAACATCCTGACCTCGGTTTCGATCGCCCTACAGTCCGAGGGGTTCGTGACCCGTCTCTATCCGGACGGGTCGGGCGCGCTGAAGGCGCTGAGCGACAATCCGGCGGACCTCGGCGTATTCGACATCAAGATGCCGGGCATGGACGGGCTCGCCCTGCTTTCCGCGCTGCGTTCGGCCGGTGGCGCCGCCGCCGCCATGCCGGTCATCTTCCTAACCTCCAAGGACGAGGAACAGGATGAGGCGCATGGCCTGGCCGCCGGCGCCGACGATTATATCGCCAAGCCCTTCAGCCAGCGTCTGCTGATCGCCCGCATCCGCGCCATCCTGCGCCGGGCGGACATGGCGCGCAATGTGGCCTCCCCGTCCGACGAGGCGCCTCCGCCCGTGATCGAACGGGGTCGGCTGGTGATGGATCCGGCGCGCCACCAGGTCAGCTGGGACGGTCGCAACGTCACCCTCACCGTGACCGAATTCCTGATCCTCGAAGCGCTCGCCCAGCGCCCGGGCGTGGTGAAGAGCCGCAACCAGCTGCTCGACGTCGCCTACCAGGAGGATGTGTTCGTCGACGATCGCACCATCGACAGCCACATCAAGCGCATCCGGCGGAAATTCCGGGCGGCCGACAACAGCTTCGATGCGATCGAGACGCTGTACGGGGTCGGCTACCGGTTCAGCGATGGCTGA
- a CDS encoding efflux RND transporter permease subunit has product MSQLFINRPIFAWVLAIIVMLAGVGAITQLPVEQYPDVAPPQVNVRATYPGASAETVENSVTQILEQQLTGIDGLLYFSSTSSSRGSVSISAVFAKSTDPDTAQVQVQNQVQQAISRLPQQVQQQGIRVTKSNPDFLLIVAVYDETDQRSNIDVSDYLTSNIQDPLSRVEGVGDVNVFGSSRAMRIWLNPQRLAAVGLMPGDVITAIQNQNTEVAAGEVGSLPQASDQLLNATVTTQSRLRTPEQFENIVLKTEASGATVLVRDVARVELGAESYNAISRVNGHPGAGMAISLAPGADALRTADLIKERVGALSGSFPEGLKVAYANDTTAFIRLSVEEVVKTLLEAVVLVVIVMFVFLQSWRATLVPAIAVPVVLLGTFAIFYLAGFSINTLTLFGLVLAIGLLVDDAIVVVENVERLMEENPGMTPREATEISMKEIQVALVAIAVVLSAVFLPMAFFGGSTGVIYQQFSLTIISCMILSVLVALILSPAITATLLKARKSPEEEAATRQDRNVFERSAHRFQDWFNRNFERGVDRYTGAVTRVIDRKWLFLAIYGVTCLILVLMFQRLPTSFLPTEDQGAASVQFRLPPGATQQRTLEVQRQLEQYLQRYEQKNLATVFTVAGGGGGGATGQNTGQGFINLAPWDERSAKEDSADAIVERASGAFRGFRDAQVFALVPGAIRGLGQTSGFNMQLQNSSGLSREQFQAARDRLLALAAEDPRLASVRLSDLPDVANLKVDVDTQRLTAFGLNPADVNATLSTAWGGRYVNDFIDNGRVKRVYVQGDAPYRSDPADLSQWYVRSDDGQMTPFSAFAQTGWSTGPSSLSRFQGVPSFELQGTPAPGVSSGEAMMRMEELAAQVSGTSVAWSGASFQERLSSGQAPLLYALSLLVVFLCLAALYESWSIPVAVLLVIPLGLIGAVFAVTLRGLENDVYLQIGLLTTMGLAAKNAILMIEFAEQAERAGKPVMEAALDAARIRLRPILMTSFAFIFGVLPLALSTGAGANSRIAIGTAVIGGMTTATLLALFYIPLFFVLVRLGAKRGVAVIRERMTRRRPPPPATSEATA; this is encoded by the coding sequence ATGTCGCAACTGTTCATCAACCGGCCGATCTTCGCCTGGGTGCTGGCGATCATCGTCATGCTGGCGGGCGTCGGCGCCATCACCCAGTTGCCGGTCGAGCAATATCCGGACGTCGCACCGCCGCAGGTCAATGTCCGCGCCACCTATCCCGGCGCCTCGGCGGAGACGGTCGAAAACAGCGTCACGCAGATCCTCGAGCAGCAGCTTACCGGGATCGACGGGCTGCTCTATTTCTCCTCCACCTCCTCGTCGCGCGGAAGCGTCAGCATCTCGGCGGTCTTCGCCAAGAGCACCGACCCCGACACGGCGCAGGTGCAGGTCCAGAATCAGGTCCAGCAGGCGATTTCGCGACTTCCGCAGCAGGTGCAGCAGCAGGGCATCAGGGTCACCAAGTCGAACCCCGACTTCCTGCTGATCGTCGCCGTCTACGACGAGACGGACCAGCGTTCGAACATCGACGTGTCGGACTATCTGACGTCCAACATCCAGGACCCTTTGTCGCGCGTCGAGGGGGTTGGCGACGTCAACGTATTCGGCTCGTCGCGGGCGATGCGCATCTGGCTCAACCCGCAGCGGCTGGCGGCGGTCGGGCTGATGCCCGGCGATGTCATCACCGCCATCCAGAACCAGAATACCGAAGTGGCGGCGGGCGAGGTCGGCAGCCTGCCGCAGGCGTCCGACCAACTGCTCAACGCCACCGTCACCACCCAGTCGCGGCTGCGCACGCCCGAGCAGTTCGAGAATATCGTGCTGAAGACCGAGGCGAGCGGCGCCACCGTGCTGGTCAGGGACGTCGCCCGGGTCGAGCTCGGCGCGGAGAGCTACAATGCGATCAGCCGCGTCAACGGTCATCCGGGTGCCGGCATGGCGATCAGCCTGGCGCCGGGCGCCGATGCGCTGCGCACCGCCGATCTCATCAAGGAGCGCGTGGGCGCCCTGTCCGGCTCCTTCCCGGAAGGGCTGAAGGTCGCCTATGCCAACGACACCACGGCATTCATCCGCCTTTCGGTCGAGGAAGTGGTGAAGACCCTGCTCGAGGCGGTGGTCCTCGTCGTCATCGTCATGTTCGTCTTCCTGCAGAGCTGGCGCGCGACCCTGGTGCCGGCGATCGCGGTTCCGGTCGTGCTGCTCGGGACCTTCGCCATCTTCTATCTCGCCGGTTTCTCGATCAACACGCTGACCTTGTTCGGGCTGGTGCTGGCGATCGGCCTGCTGGTCGACGACGCCATCGTGGTGGTCGAGAATGTCGAGCGCCTGATGGAAGAGAATCCGGGCATGACCCCGCGCGAGGCGACCGAGATCTCGATGAAGGAGATCCAGGTCGCGCTGGTGGCGATCGCGGTCGTGCTGTCCGCCGTCTTCCTGCCGATGGCCTTCTTCGGCGGATCGACCGGGGTCATCTACCAGCAATTCTCGCTGACCATCATCAGCTGCATGATCCTGTCGGTGCTGGTGGCGCTGATCCTCAGCCCGGCGATTACCGCGACGCTGCTGAAGGCGCGCAAGTCGCCGGAAGAGGAAGCGGCGACGCGGCAGGACCGCAACGTCTTCGAGCGGTCCGCCCACCGCTTCCAGGACTGGTTCAACCGCAATTTCGAGCGGGGCGTGGACCGCTATACCGGCGCGGTCACCAGGGTGATCGACCGCAAGTGGCTGTTCCTCGCCATTTACGGGGTCACCTGCCTGATCCTCGTCCTCATGTTCCAGCGGCTTCCGACCAGCTTTCTTCCGACCGAGGACCAGGGCGCGGCGAGCGTCCAGTTCCGGCTGCCGCCGGGCGCCACCCAGCAGCGCACGCTCGAGGTGCAGCGGCAGCTCGAGCAATATCTGCAGCGCTACGAGCAGAAGAACCTCGCCACCGTCTTCACCGTCGCGGGCGGCGGCGGCGGCGGCGCGACCGGGCAGAACACCGGCCAGGGCTTCATCAACCTCGCGCCATGGGACGAGCGGTCCGCCAAGGAGGATAGCGCCGACGCGATCGTCGAGCGGGCGTCGGGTGCCTTCCGTGGTTTCCGCGACGCGCAGGTGTTCGCGCTGGTGCCCGGCGCCATCCGCGGCCTCGGCCAGACCAGCGGCTTCAACATGCAGCTGCAGAATTCGAGCGGCCTGAGCCGCGAACAGTTCCAGGCCGCCCGCGACCGGCTGCTCGCGCTGGCGGCGGAAGACCCGCGGCTCGCCTCCGTTCGGCTGAGCGACCTGCCCGACGTCGCCAACCTGAAGGTCGACGTCGACACCCAGCGGCTGACCGCCTTCGGCCTCAACCCGGCGGACGTGAACGCCACCCTGTCGACCGCCTGGGGCGGGCGCTACGTCAACGACTTCATCGACAATGGCCGGGTGAAGCGCGTCTACGTGCAGGGCGACGCGCCCTACCGCTCCGACCCGGCCGACCTCAGCCAATGGTATGTGCGCAGCGACGACGGGCAGATGACGCCCTTCTCCGCCTTCGCCCAGACCGGCTGGAGCACCGGCCCGAGCAGCCTGTCGCGCTTCCAGGGCGTGCCTTCGTTCGAGCTTCAGGGGACCCCCGCGCCGGGCGTCAGCTCGGGCGAGGCGATGATGCGCATGGAGGAACTCGCCGCGCAGGTCAGCGGCACCAGCGTCGCCTGGTCGGGCGCGAGCTTCCAGGAGCGGCTGTCGTCGGGCCAGGCGCCCCTGCTCTACGCGCTGTCGCTGCTGGTCGTCTTCCTCTGCCTGGCGGCACTCTACGAGAGCTGGTCGATTCCCGTCGCCGTGCTGCTGGTCATCCCGCTCGGCCTGATTGGCGCGGTGTTCGCGGTGACGCTCCGCGGGCTCGAGAATGACGTTTATCTGCAGATCGGCCTGCTCACGACCATGGGCCTGGCGGCCAAGAACGCCATCCTGATGATCGAGTTCGCCGAGCAGGCGGAGCGCGCCGGCAAGCCGGTGATGGAAGCCGCGCTCGACGCGGCCCGGATTCGCCTACGGCCGATCCTCATGACGAGTTTCGCCTTCATCTTCGGCGTGCTTCCGCTGGCGCTCTCGACCGGCGCCGGCGCAAACAGCCGCATCGCCATCGGCACGGCGGTGATCGGCGGCATGACCACCGCCACCCTGCTCGCCCTCTTCTACATCCCGCTGTTCTTCGTGCTCGTCCGTCTCGGCGCCAAGCGCGGGGTCGCCGTGATCCGCGAGCGGATGACCCGCCGCCGGCCGCCGCCGCCGGCCACGAGCGAGGCGACCGCCTGA
- a CDS encoding efflux transporter outer membrane subunit, with product MRSTLPLAAALLLAGCTSLDPAYVRPAAPVPVSWPVGDPYRAEAPALPDFTHRDVFRDVRLQTLIAQALQNNRDLRIAAANIAAARAQVRISRGAQLPQLDASGGIDVTPRRDGDGDINGARVGGSLGVLPSFELDLFGRLASLTRADQARLLATGAAERGVRVALIGDIAEAWLSYAADSSLLAIAENTVRSAERTGALTEARLRGGIAPRTDLLQAQQVLETARADLAQQRALRAQDLNLLQLLVGAPVDPSLLPASLDQAAASVAALPAGLDSRILLRRPDIIEAEYQLRAANAEIGAARAALFPSISLTGLLGLASDTLTGLFSGGAFAFSGGASVGQSIFSGGSRRATVSLREAERNAAVASYERAIQIAFREVADALADKGTLGDRVAANQRNVAASTQALSLVQARYREGIDPFLTTLDAQRSAYAAQRNLAAARLAQARNAVILYRVLGGDGR from the coding sequence ATGCGTTCCACCCTGCCCCTTGCCGCCGCCCTTCTGCTCGCCGGCTGCACGTCGCTCGACCCCGCCTACGTGCGCCCGGCAGCGCCCGTGCCGGTCAGCTGGCCGGTCGGCGATCCCTATCGCGCCGAAGCGCCGGCGCTGCCCGACTTCACCCATCGCGACGTATTCCGCGACGTGCGCCTGCAGACACTGATCGCGCAGGCGCTGCAGAACAACCGCGACCTGCGCATCGCCGCGGCCAACATCGCGGCCGCCCGCGCGCAGGTCAGGATCAGCCGCGGCGCGCAACTGCCCCAGCTGGACGCGAGCGGCGGCATCGACGTCACGCCGAGGCGCGATGGCGACGGCGACATCAACGGAGCAAGGGTCGGCGGGTCACTTGGAGTCCTCCCATCATTCGAGCTGGATCTGTTCGGCCGGCTCGCCTCGCTGACCCGGGCCGACCAGGCCCGGCTGCTCGCGACCGGCGCGGCCGAGCGCGGCGTCCGGGTCGCGCTGATCGGCGACATCGCCGAGGCCTGGCTGAGCTATGCGGCGGACAGCAGCCTGCTCGCCATCGCCGAGAACACCGTCCGCTCGGCCGAGCGCACGGGGGCCCTGACCGAAGCGCGGCTGAGGGGCGGGATCGCGCCGCGGACCGACCTCCTCCAAGCGCAGCAGGTGCTGGAGACCGCCCGCGCCGACCTTGCCCAGCAGCGGGCGCTTCGGGCGCAGGATCTGAACCTGCTGCAACTGCTGGTCGGCGCGCCGGTCGATCCGAGCCTGCTGCCGGCCTCGCTCGACCAGGCGGCGGCGAGCGTCGCGGCGCTTCCGGCCGGGCTCGACAGCCGCATCCTGCTCCGCCGGCCGGACATCATCGAGGCGGAATATCAGCTGCGCGCCGCCAATGCCGAGATCGGTGCGGCCCGCGCGGCACTCTTCCCCAGCATCTCGCTGACCGGCCTGCTCGGGCTGGCGAGCGACACGTTGACCGGCCTGTTCAGCGGCGGTGCCTTCGCCTTCTCGGGTGGCGCATCGGTGGGCCAGTCCATCTTCTCCGGCGGCTCCCGGCGCGCCACCGTCAGCCTGCGCGAGGCCGAGCGCAATGCCGCCGTCGCCAGCTACGAGCGCGCCATCCAGATCGCTTTTCGCGAAGTCGCCGACGCACTGGCGGACAAAGGCACGCTGGGCGACCGGGTCGCGGCCAACCAGCGCAACGTGGCGGCAAGCACGCAAGCGCTGAGCCTGGTCCAGGCGCGCTATCGCGAGGGCATCGACCCGTTCCTCACCACGCTCGACGCCCAGCGTTCCGCCTATGCCGCCCAGCGCAACCTCGCCGCCGCCCGGCTGGCCCAGGCGCGCAACGCCGTCATCCTCTATCGCGTCCTCGGTGGGGACGGACGCTAG
- a CDS encoding phosphoenolpyruvate carboxykinase, whose protein sequence is MTKRVPSYGLDAQQIATPATLHWNLVTAPLYEAAVRRGEGMIAKDGPLVVKTGRHTGRSAQDRFIVRDDTTEANIWWGKSNKPMDPAAFDRLHEDFLAALGQKDELFVADLFGGSQPEHRVKVRVINELAWHNLFIRTMLVRPESEELTGFVPDYTIIDLPSFRADPERHGCRSETVIAINLTKKLILIGGTQYGGEMKKSVFGLLNYLLPQDGIMPMHCSANIGPDGDTAVFFGLSGTGKTTLSADPNRTLIGDDEHGWSDTAVFNFEGGCYAKMIRLAEEAEPEIYATTRRFGTVLENVVMDEVTRELDLDDNSLAENSRGAYPIDFIPNSSDANMGPVPQTIIMLTADAFGVLPPIARLTADQAMFHFLSGYTAKVAGTEIGVTEPEATFSTCFGAPFMPRHPSVYGNLLKERIARGGVSCWLVNTGWTGGKYGTGKRMPIKATRALLNAALDGSLNNAEFRKDPYFGFEVPVSVPGVDSAILDPRSTWADKDEFDRTAAKLVDLFCDNFEQFAEHVEEGVRQCAPKVVAEAA, encoded by the coding sequence GTGACGAAAAGGGTTCCTTCCTACGGTCTGGACGCGCAGCAGATTGCGACTCCGGCCACGCTTCACTGGAACCTCGTCACTGCGCCCCTTTACGAAGCCGCGGTGCGCCGCGGCGAGGGCATGATCGCCAAGGACGGACCGCTGGTGGTCAAGACCGGTCGTCATACCGGCCGCAGCGCCCAGGACCGCTTCATCGTTCGCGACGACACCACGGAAGCGAACATCTGGTGGGGCAAGTCGAACAAGCCGATGGACCCGGCCGCCTTCGACCGGCTTCACGAGGATTTCCTCGCCGCCCTCGGCCAGAAGGACGAATTGTTCGTCGCCGACCTGTTCGGCGGCTCGCAGCCGGAACACCGGGTTAAGGTTCGGGTGATCAACGAGCTTGCCTGGCACAACCTCTTCATCCGCACGATGCTAGTGCGGCCGGAGAGCGAGGAGCTGACCGGCTTCGTGCCTGACTACACCATCATCGACCTCCCGAGCTTCAGGGCGGACCCGGAACGGCACGGCTGCCGCTCGGAAACGGTCATCGCCATCAACCTGACCAAGAAGCTGATCCTCATCGGCGGCACGCAATATGGCGGCGAGATGAAGAAGAGCGTCTTCGGCCTGCTCAACTATCTGCTCCCGCAGGACGGCATCATGCCGATGCACTGCTCGGCGAACATCGGTCCGGACGGCGACACGGCGGTCTTCTTCGGCCTGTCGGGTACCGGCAAGACGACCCTGTCGGCCGATCCCAACCGCACGCTCATCGGCGACGACGAGCATGGCTGGTCGGACACGGCCGTCTTCAACTTCGAAGGCGGCTGCTACGCCAAGATGATCCGCCTTGCCGAAGAGGCCGAGCCGGAGATCTACGCCACCACCCGCCGCTTCGGCACGGTGCTCGAAAATGTCGTCATGGACGAGGTCACGCGCGAGCTCGATCTCGACGACAACAGCCTCGCCGAGAACAGCCGCGGTGCCTATCCGATCGACTTCATCCCCAATTCGTCCGACGCGAACATGGGGCCGGTGCCGCAGACGATCATCATGCTGACCGCCGATGCCTTCGGCGTGCTGCCCCCGATTGCCCGCCTCACCGCCGACCAGGCGATGTTCCACTTCCTTTCGGGCTACACCGCCAAGGTGGCCGGGACCGAGATCGGCGTGACCGAACCGGAAGCGACCTTCTCGACCTGCTTCGGCGCACCCTTCATGCCGCGCCACCCGAGCGTCTACGGCAACCTCCTCAAGGAGCGGATCGCGCGCGGAGGGGTCAGCTGCTGGCTGGTCAACACCGGCTGGACCGGCGGCAAATATGGCACCGGCAAGCGCATGCCGATCAAGGCCACCCGCGCCCTGCTTAACGCCGCCCTGGACGGCAGCCTCAACAATGCCGAGTTCCGCAAGGACCCGTATTTCGGGTTCGAGGTGCCGGTATCGGTGCCGGGCGTCGACAGCGCCATCCTCGATCCGCGCTCGACCTGGGCCGACAAGGACGAATTCGACCGTACCGCGGCCAAGCTGGTCGACCTGTTCTGTGACAATTTCGAGCAGTTCGCCGAGCATGTCGAGGAAGGCGTCCGCCAGTGCGCGCCCAAGGTGGTGGCGGAAGCGGCCTGA
- a CDS encoding VOC family protein — MASLVLNIDVPDMAAGVTFYSAAFGLEVGRRFDDDFIELVGAQARIYLLRKAAGTSIGPAGGDQRRYQRHWTPIHADFLVDDMAAAIRRVTAAGAVQEGDTRQEPYGKLAMFADPFGHGFCLIEFSGAGYDALLPSNPA, encoded by the coding sequence ATGGCAAGCCTCGTCCTCAACATCGACGTGCCCGACATGGCAGCCGGTGTGACCTTCTATTCGGCAGCCTTCGGACTGGAGGTCGGACGCCGCTTCGATGATGATTTCATCGAACTGGTCGGCGCGCAGGCCCGCATCTACCTGCTTCGGAAGGCCGCCGGGACCAGCATCGGACCGGCGGGTGGCGACCAGCGTCGCTACCAGCGCCACTGGACGCCCATTCACGCCGACTTCCTGGTCGATGACATGGCGGCGGCAATCCGTCGGGTGACGGCCGCCGGCGCCGTGCAGGAGGGCGACACTCGCCAGGAGCCTTATGGCAAGCTCGCCATGTTCGCCGACCCGTTCGGCCACGGCTTCTGCCTGATCGAATTCAGCGGGGCGGGTTATGATGCCCTGCTGCCCTCGAACCCGGCCTAG
- a CDS encoding efflux RND transporter periplasmic adaptor subunit: MKALRLPPGKPAPAMILASVVLTLMASGCSGASDAQEKGAGRGGPTQVGFVTVTATSVPVVSELGGRAVAYETSEVRPQVSGLVQRRLFTEGSVVRQGQPLYEVDPSLYRAAVNQATANVASARAAAQAAQARANRYRPLAEIEAVSQQEYTDAAAQARQASASVAQNNAALETARINLRFTTIRAPISGRIGRSLFTQGALVNQNQTEPLAVIQRTDPIYVDIQQSAADLTALRRALASGGVAPGSTQVRLRLDDGSDYGFTGTVQFSEVVVNESTGTVTLRASFPNPQGTLLPGSFVKAIFTQAVTPNAILVSQSAVQRDISGEAFVFVVGAQNKAERRKVQAERTYGTDWVITGGLRAGDRVITQGLANLRDGAPIRPVSATTPQRIAPRPAGEQGGQAKGGGR, translated from the coding sequence ATGAAGGCGCTTCGGCTGCCCCCGGGCAAGCCCGCTCCGGCGATGATCCTGGCGAGCGTCGTACTGACGTTGATGGCGAGCGGTTGCAGCGGCGCATCCGACGCGCAGGAGAAGGGCGCCGGCCGAGGCGGGCCGACGCAGGTCGGCTTCGTCACGGTCACGGCGACGTCCGTCCCCGTGGTCAGCGAGCTTGGCGGGCGGGCGGTCGCCTATGAGACGTCCGAGGTCCGCCCGCAGGTGAGCGGCCTCGTGCAGCGGCGGCTGTTCACCGAGGGCAGCGTCGTCCGGCAGGGACAGCCGCTCTACGAGGTCGACCCAAGCCTCTATCGGGCGGCGGTCAACCAGGCGACTGCCAACGTCGCCAGCGCCCGGGCAGCGGCGCAGGCGGCGCAGGCGCGGGCCAATCGCTATCGCCCGCTCGCCGAGATCGAAGCCGTCAGCCAGCAGGAATATACCGACGCGGCGGCCCAGGCGCGGCAGGCGAGCGCGTCGGTGGCGCAGAACAATGCCGCACTGGAGACGGCTCGGATCAACCTGCGCTTCACCACCATCCGCGCTCCGATCAGCGGGCGGATCGGGCGTTCGCTGTTCACCCAGGGCGCCTTGGTCAACCAGAACCAGACCGAACCGCTGGCGGTGATCCAGCGGACCGATCCCATCTATGTCGACATCCAGCAGTCGGCGGCCGACCTGACGGCGCTCCGGCGCGCGTTGGCGAGCGGCGGGGTCGCACCGGGCAGCACGCAGGTGAGGCTGCGGCTGGACGACGGCAGTGACTATGGCTTCACCGGGACGGTCCAGTTCAGCGAAGTGGTGGTCAACGAGAGCACGGGCACGGTGACCCTGCGCGCCAGCTTTCCCAATCCGCAGGGCACCCTTCTTCCGGGCTCCTTCGTCAAGGCGATCTTCACCCAGGCGGTTACGCCCAATGCCATCCTGGTGTCGCAAAGCGCGGTGCAGCGGGACATCAGCGGCGAGGCCTTCGTCTTCGTCGTCGGCGCGCAGAACAAGGCCGAGCGGCGCAAGGTTCAGGCCGAGCGGACCTATGGCACCGACTGGGTGATCACCGGCGGGCTGAGGGCGGGTGACCGCGTCATTACGCAAGGGCTCGCCAACCTGCGCGACGGCGCGCCGATCCGGCCGGTGTCCGCCACCACGCCGCAGCGCATCGCGCCGCGTCCGGCGGGTGAACAGGGTGGCCAGGCGAAGGGCGGCGGCCGCTAG
- a CDS encoding DUF885 family protein: MTVLTRRQALAAAASCVPLAACATRPAAAPLASAPPPVPVQPVAAREAEAAQLLDAIAENLLRLQPESATSLGIDKDARAAMRSRLSDRSASGQRMIEATLRYDLARAESFPQDGLSYSTRTSFEVVKSAYRTALAGFALPYGDVPVGGWRNSPYVVIQNVGAYLDIPRFLDSEHQVKSREDAQSWLARLGQYRAALDGELERMRAARAVGLIPPSFLLDKALPQIETSATGVSLTRLAMERLKELPGGAKEAARIIAEEVRPALLRQIEELKAQRAVASDAPGMSARPGGAEYYRWALKASTTTDLSPEEIHQIGLTELRELQGRMDPILRSLGFTQGSVGERMQALGRDPRYRFSDGDKGRAEILAFIDERVRLVRAKLPQMFNTLVRGNLEVRRLPPEEEPGAPGAYGGAGSIDGTIPGKFWINLRTTELHTKFDLPDLTHHEAIPGHVWQGEYANKLPLIRTMLAFGAYSEGWALYAQQLADEFGLYEDFAAGRLGYLQGIAFRACRLVIDTGLHAKNWSREQAVRFFMDENGTKEPEARSEVDRYCSWPGQACGYKIGHTAINRQRSRAQQAMGPAYDIRTFNDAVLLGGNVPMDVLALNVGEYIRQKGTPA, encoded by the coding sequence ATGACCGTCCTTACCCGCCGCCAGGCCCTCGCCGCCGCCGCTTCTTGCGTCCCCCTCGCCGCCTGCGCCACCCGGCCCGCGGCTGCCCCGCTGGCGTCGGCGCCGCCGCCCGTGCCTGTCCAGCCGGTCGCGGCAAGGGAGGCAGAGGCCGCCCAACTGCTCGATGCCATCGCCGAGAACCTGCTCCGGCTGCAGCCCGAGAGCGCCACCAGCCTCGGCATCGACAAGGATGCGCGGGCGGCCATGCGCAGCCGCCTGTCCGACCGGTCCGCGTCCGGTCAGCGCATGATCGAGGCGACGCTCCGCTACGACCTCGCTCGCGCCGAAAGCTTCCCGCAGGACGGCCTGTCCTACTCCACCCGCACCAGCTTCGAGGTGGTGAAGAGCGCTTACCGGACTGCGCTCGCGGGCTTTGCCCTGCCTTATGGCGATGTTCCGGTCGGCGGCTGGCGCAACAGCCCTTATGTCGTGATCCAGAATGTCGGCGCCTATCTCGACATTCCGCGCTTCCTCGACAGCGAGCATCAGGTGAAGAGCCGCGAGGATGCGCAGAGCTGGCTTGCCCGACTCGGCCAGTATCGCGCGGCGCTCGACGGCGAGCTCGAGCGGATGCGCGCGGCCCGGGCCGTCGGCCTGATCCCGCCCTCCTTCCTGCTCGACAAGGCGCTTCCGCAGATCGAGACCAGCGCCACGGGCGTGTCGCTCACGCGGCTCGCCATGGAGCGGCTCAAGGAGCTGCCCGGCGGCGCGAAGGAGGCCGCCCGGATCATCGCCGAGGAGGTCCGTCCCGCGCTCCTTCGCCAGATCGAGGAACTGAAGGCCCAGCGTGCCGTCGCCAGCGATGCGCCGGGCATGTCGGCACGGCCCGGCGGCGCCGAATATTATCGCTGGGCGCTGAAGGCTTCGACCACCACCGACCTTTCTCCCGAGGAGATCCACCAGATCGGCCTTACCGAGCTTCGCGAGCTGCAGGGGCGGATGGATCCGATCCTCCGCTCGCTCGGCTTCACGCAGGGCTCGGTCGGCGAGCGGATGCAGGCGCTCGGCCGCGATCCGCGCTACAGGTTTTCGGATGGCGACAAGGGTCGGGCCGAGATCCTCGCCTTCATCGACGAGCGCGTCCGGCTGGTCAGGGCCAAGCTGCCGCAGATGTTCAACACCCTCGTTCGCGGGAATCTCGAGGTTCGTCGCCTTCCGCCCGAAGAGGAGCCGGGGGCGCCCGGGGCCTATGGCGGCGCCGGCTCGATCGACGGCACCATTCCCGGCAAGTTCTGGATCAACCTGCGCACGACCGAGCTCCACACCAAGTTCGACCTTCCGGACCTCACCCATCACGAGGCGATCCCCGGTCATGTCTGGCAGGGCGAATATGCCAACAAGCTGCCGCTGATCCGGACCATGCTCGCCTTTGGTGCCTATTCGGAAGGCTGGGCCCTTTACGCGCAGCAACTGGCCGACGAGTTCGGCCTTTACGAAGACTTCGCTGCCGGGCGGCTCGGCTATCTGCAGGGCATCGCCTTCCGTGCCTGCCGGCTGGTCATCGACACCGGGCTTCACGCCAAGAACTGGTCGCGCGAACAGGCGGTCCGCTTCTTCATGGACGAGAACGGCACCAAGGAGCCGGAAGCCCGCAGCGAGGTCGATCGCTATTGCAGCTGGCCGGGCCAGGCGTGCGGCTACAAGATCGGGCATACCGCCATCAACCGCCAGCGCTCGCGGGCGCAGCAGGCGATGGGGCCGGCCTACGACATCCGCACGTTCAACGATGCGGTGCTGCTCGGCGGGAACGTGCCGATGGACGTTCTGGCGCTGAACGTCGGCGAGTATATCCGCCAGAAGGGCACGCCTGCCTGA
- a CDS encoding NfeD family protein: MDGLAHGWWWLIGGLLLLIAELLAPGFFLLFVGVAAIVTGLFVLLFDFSLAPALALFAIYTALAVYLGRKVYANRPVAASVKHLNDRSSALIGKSAVVVTAIDEHGGRVKLGDSEWSARGGPAGVGERVEIIGVEGNCLMVEATPKLPG, encoded by the coding sequence ATGGACGGACTTGCCCATGGCTGGTGGTGGCTGATCGGGGGCCTGCTGCTGCTGATCGCCGAACTGCTCGCGCCCGGCTTCTTCCTGCTGTTCGTCGGCGTGGCGGCGATCGTCACCGGCCTGTTCGTGCTGTTGTTCGACTTCAGCCTGGCGCCGGCGCTCGCCCTGTTCGCCATCTACACCGCGCTTGCCGTCTATCTTGGCCGCAAGGTCTACGCGAACCGGCCGGTCGCCGCCTCGGTCAAGCACCTCAACGATCGCTCCAGCGCCCTCATCGGCAAGAGCGCGGTGGTGGTGACGGCGATCGACGAGCATGGCGGGCGGGTGAAGCTCGGCGACAGCGAGTGGAGCGCGCGCGGCGGACCGGCGGGCGTGGGCGAACGGGTCGAGATCATTGGTGTCGAAGGCAATTGCCTGATGGTGGAGGCCACGCCTAAGCTGCCGGGATGA